The Rhizobium viscosum genomic sequence TTGCTGCGCCTGATCAAGGTTGCCGCAATGAACATGAGCAATTCCGGCCCTCAAGACCACGTTAAGGCTGTTCGGATTAAGGTCGACTGCGGCCTGCATGATTGCCAAACCCCAATCATATTCGCGCCCGACCTGAATGAGTGACATGCCACAGGTGGCCATGATTGTCGCGTCGCCTCTTGCCAATGCGATGCCGCGACGCGCAAGTGCCACGCATTTCTCTGCATCGTCCGGCCCGAAGGGCGGCCAACCCATCGTCCTGCGGTGTTCGAGCGTATAGGAGGCGAGCGCCAGGATGCGGGCATTGTCCGGCTCGCGCTCTAGCGCTTCGGTCAGCAGCGCATGGGCCTCGGTGTTCTGAGCGGAGGTTTCCGCCAGGATCTTTGGCAAGACCTGCAGACAGATGTCATAGACGGAAATGCTACCAGGCCGTTCCCGGCGCGCGCGTTCCAGCTCGGCTCGCTGGACATGCGGCTCAATCCCTACAGCGACGGATTCGGTAATGCGGTCCTGGAACTCGAAGACGTCTTCGAGATCGCCGTCGAAGCTTTGCGCCCAGAGCTGCACGTTGGCCGCGGTATCCACGAGCCTGGCATAGATGCGCAGCCTGCTACCGGATTTGCGCAGGCTGCCTTCGAGTACGTATTTGACGCCGAGTTCGCCGGCGATCTTTCTGATGTCGCCTGCGCCGCGATAGACGAAGCTGGTATTGCGGGCGATGACAGCAAAGGATTTGAAGCGGCTGAGCGCCGTAATGACGTCATCGACGACGCCATCGGCAAAATATTGCTGCTCGGGATCGCCGCTCAGGTTTTCGAATGGCAGCACCGCGAGCGACGGGACGACCTGTTCCCCGACCTCGGTGAGCGGAGCCTGGTTCCTGAAGAGGCGATAGCCGAGGCGCGGCAGCGTGACAATCCATTCCTGCCCGTCCGGCCGCTGCCCAAGTGCCTTGCGCAGATGGGCGATCTGGACGGAAAGATTGCCTTCCTCGACCATGATCCCCGGCCAGCCCGCTTCGATCAAAGCATCCTTTCCGACCGGGCGCCCGTCGGCATCAAGAAGCGCCTTGAGCAGTGAAATCGCACGCTGGCCGAGCGCGACCGGCTGGCCGTCCCGCCGCAGCACGCCGCTGCCGGGGTCAAGCATGAAACGGCCGAAAGCATATCGCTGCTCTTCCATCAGAATACTTATATCCGCGCAATTTGAGGTGGCAATCTGGTTGTACGCTGCGCTGTGAAGCGGGCGTGTCATTTGTATGCCTTAAAAAATCGCCGATTTCTGCGGCATTTTATCCACTGCTGATGCTCCGATGTGGAGCAGCCGATTCCTTGAAATGTGAAATTTGGGTTACAGTTTTTAAACGCAGCCGCCGGGATGAGGTGGAAACCGCACAAAACTGGCGGCGCATTCATCGACGGAGAAGATGCCCATGCGCAGCATTCTGACATGCGTGATGATTGCATATGCGTCGTTCGCGACAGCCCACGACGCCGGTACGGGGTGGAGTTACGACCCCTATTGTTGCAATGGAAATGCTGAAAACGGCGATTGCCAGATGATCCCGTCCAAGACTGTGGCCATCACGCCGGATGGCTATCGCGTGACGCTGAGACCCGGCGATCATCGGCTGGTTACGCGGAGCCATGTCTTCTTACTGCCGATGACCAGGGCAATGCATTCAGGCGATAGCGATTACCATATCTGCCTGTTCCCGAACGAAGATACGCCGCGATGTTTCTATGCGCCCGAGATGGGTTACTGAGAGGGTTTTAAACCCTGCCGTTTTTGCGTGACATGTTCATCCTGCTCCACATCGAATTTCTGCAGGAGCCATTTCCGAAAATTCCTGATTTTCGGCACGTTTCGCCTGTTTTCGGGATAGGCGAGCCAATAGTCGCGTCCGTCATTGCCGGTTAGTTCGAAGGGCTGGTAAAGCCTGCCGGCGGCGACATCGTCCTGGAAATGGCCGGGATTGAGCATAGCGACACCGCCGCCGGCAATCGCGATGCTGGCATCGAGGATCTGGGTGCCGAATTCGCTTTTCGGATAGCGGGAGAGATCGGCATTCTTGACGCCGGCTGCCGCGAACCATTCCGCCCACCAGGAATCGCCGGCACTGATCAGGAACAGTTTCAGGAGATCTGCGGGTTCGCGGATACCGCCGATTTCGGCAGCGAGCTTGGGGCTCAGCATGGGGGAATAGTCGAGTTTCATCAGCCGGTGGCTGACGAGCCCCGGCCAGTCGCCGCGACCCCAGCGGATGGCCACATCTGCGGCCTCTTTCTGGAAATCGACGATGTTGCCCGAGGTGACCAGCCTGACGGCAATGTTGGGGAATTGCAGCTGGAAGGAGCCGATATAGCGCGACAGCCATTGCTGGGCGAAAGTCGCCGTCGAATGGATCGTCAGCGTTTCCTCCGTCGCCTTGCGCATCGAGGCCATGGCTTCGATCAGGATATTGAATGCATCCGAGACTCTCGGCGCCAGGTGTTCGCCTGCTTCGGTCAGCTCGATCTGGCGCGGGCGGCGCAGGAAAAGGGGCTCGCCGATATTCTCTTCCAGAAGCTTGATCTGGTAGCTGACGGCCGTCTGCGTCATGCCGAGCTCGTCGCCGGCCCTGGTGAAACTCCCGAGCCGGGCCACGGATTCGAAGACGCGCAGCGCATTCAGCGGGAACTGCTTCGACAGTTTCATGAATAAGTTCTCTTTATGGGCGCAGACGATTGTTCGATTGGAATTGCAGCATTTTTCCCAGCAAACTGCAATCATCTCATCAAACCATCAAGGTGATGTCATGGATTGCCAAGCTATCGAAGAGAGCCGTTCACCAGCACGAGAGGCGCTAATCACCACCGTCATTCGCCGGCTGGCCGGGGGAATCGGCAGCCGGATGCCGCGGCTGGACATGGATGCCATGCCCGATCGCATCAAGCGCGATCTCGGTTTCCTGGACGGCCGCGATCCGCACTATGAGGATGACCGGTCGCGATAGGAGGCCAGTGCGGTCAGGATCTCGGCTGCCGTCATGGCGGCGATGACTTGAGGGCGTTTGTCCTTCACTGCCGATCCGCCGATCGGCAGGGTAAGGCGATCCAGCCAGGAGCGTTCGCCGTCTGCCTCGCGGGAAAGCCAGTTCGCAAAGGTCGCTTTTTTGGTGGCAGAGCCGATCATGCCAGTATAGGCAAGGTCTGTGCGGGCCAGTGCTTCCCGCGCGATCAGAAAATCCAGCGCATGGTCATGGGTGAGGATGACGAGTGCCGCACCTGCAGGCATCTCTTTCACCAATGCCTCGGGCATCGGCACCAACAGGCTCTTTGTCGAGACCGGAAGATTGGCGAGTTCGTCCTTCCGGGTCTCGATGACGGTGACCGAAAGCGGCAGCGGCGCGAGTGCCGCGGCAAGCGCGCGGCCGACATGGCCGGCACCGAAGACATAGACTTCCGGCAAGCTTTCGGCTTCGCTTTCCCGCTTTTTCTCCAGCTCGTTCCTGACTGCATCCGTCACAGGCCGGAAGCGCAGTTGCGTGCGCCCGCCGCAGCACTGTCCGATTTCCGGGCCGAGCGGAATATCCATGACGTCAGTGCCGCCGGTGCCGGCGAGCAAGTTGCGGGCATTGCCGATCGCAATGAATTCGAACTGGCCGCCGCCGATCGTGCCCCAGACGCGTCCTTCCGAGACCAGCATGAAGGCGCCGGCCTCGCGCGGCGTCGAGCCCTGCGTGCCTGATATTTCGACGAGGATCGCATCGGGCTGGAGGGCCAGAAAGGCGCGAAAATCGCTGCCGGGCACAAAACCGGAAAGGATTTCGCGCCGGGTCATGGCTACACCCTCTTCATCCTCTCGACCGCCATCAGCACGCGTTCGGGCGTTGCGGGGGCATCGAGATGGGGGCAGACGCGATAGTTGGCGACGCTGGCGACGGCCATGGAGAGCGCTTCCAGCACGGAGATCGCCAGCATAAAGGGCGGCTCGCCGACGGCCTTGGAACGGCCGATCGTGGCTTCCGCATTCTCGGACCATTCGGCGAGGCGCACGTTGAAGATCTTCGGCCGGTCGGAGGCAAGCGGGATCTTGTAGGTGGAGGGGGCGTGGGTGCGCAGGCGGCCCTTGTCATCCCACCAGAGTTCCTCGGTCGTCAGCCAGCCCATGCCCTGGACGAAGGCGCCCTCGACCTGGCCGATATCAATTGCCGGGTTCAGCGAACGGCCGACATCGTGGAGGATATCGGTGCGGTCGATCAGATATTCGCCGGTCAGCGTATCGATCGTGACCTCGGTGCAGGCGGCGCCATAGGCGAAATAGTAGAAGGGCGTGCCGCGGCCGGCCTGGCGGTCCCAGTGGATCTTGGGCGTCTTGTAGAAGCCGGCGGCGGACAGCTGGACACGGGCGAAATAGGCCTGCTTGATGAAATCGGGGAAGGGGATCTCTATCTCGCCGACCCGCACGCGGTTGGGCAAGAAGACGACCTCCGAGACGGGCACCTCCCATTTCTCCGCCGCAAAGGCGACCAGCCGTTCCTTGAGCTGGCGGGCGGCATCGTAGGCCGCCATGCCGTTCAGGTCCGAGCCAGAGGAGGCGGCTGTCGCCGAGGTGTTCGGGACTTTGCCCGTCGTGGTCGCTGTTATCTTCACCCTGTCGATATCGACCTGGAAGCTGTCGGCCAGAACCTGCGCCACCTTCGTATAGAGGCCCTGGCCCATTTCCGTGCCGCCATGGTTCAGGTGGATCGAGCCATCCTGATAGATATGGACGAGGGCGCCGGCCTGGTTGAAGGCGGTCATGGTGAAGGAGATGCCGAACTTCACCGGAGTGAGCGCAATGCCCTTGCGAATATAGCGGCTGTCGCGGTTGAAGGCGACGATGGCGTTGCGCCGGGCGCGGTAGTCCGCGCTGTCCTCGAGCTCCTCGACGACGCGGGCGATGATATTGTCCTCGACCTCCTGATGATAGGGCGTGGTGGTGCGCCCGGACCCCGGCTGGCCGTAGAAATTCAGCTTGCGGATATCGAGCGGATCCTTGCCGACGGCGTAGGCGATCTCTTCGATGAAACGCTCGGCGCCAAGCATGCCCTGCGGGCCGCCGAAACCGCGGAAGGCGGTGTTGGAGACGGTATGCGTCTTCAGCGGTTGCGAGGTCAG encodes the following:
- a CDS encoding winged helix-turn-helix domain-containing tetratricopeptide repeat protein yields the protein MEEQRYAFGRFMLDPGSGVLRRDGQPVALGQRAISLLKALLDADGRPVGKDALIEAGWPGIMVEEGNLSVQIAHLRKALGQRPDGQEWIVTLPRLGYRLFRNQAPLTEVGEQVVPSLAVLPFENLSGDPEQQYFADGVVDDVITALSRFKSFAVIARNTSFVYRGAGDIRKIAGELGVKYVLEGSLRKSGSRLRIYARLVDTAANVQLWAQSFDGDLEDVFEFQDRITESVAVGIEPHVQRAELERARRERPGSISVYDICLQVLPKILAETSAQNTEAHALLTEALEREPDNARILALASYTLEHRRTMGWPPFGPDDAEKCVALARRGIALARGDATIMATCGMSLIQVGREYDWGLAIMQAAVDLNPNSLNVVLRAGIAHVHCGNLDQAQQYLMRAHRLSPLDPYAHITFCGLADIEMIRGNYEQSLLWASRSLALNPNFDPTVWIMITDNIHLGRKEEAKRFLQHLLRIAPNSTLASIASGQATKVPERLTLVLNGLREAGLPEA
- a CDS encoding LysR substrate-binding domain-containing protein, with translation MKLSKQFPLNALRVFESVARLGSFTRAGDELGMTQTAVSYQIKLLEENIGEPLFLRRPRQIELTEAGEHLAPRVSDAFNILIEAMASMRKATEETLTIHSTATFAQQWLSRYIGSFQLQFPNIAVRLVTSGNIVDFQKEAADVAIRWGRGDWPGLVSHRLMKLDYSPMLSPKLAAEIGGIREPADLLKLFLISAGDSWWAEWFAAAGVKNADLSRYPKSEFGTQILDASIAIAGGGVAMLNPGHFQDDVAAGRLYQPFELTGNDGRDYWLAYPENRRNVPKIRNFRKWLLQKFDVEQDEHVTQKRQGLKPSQ
- the xdhC gene encoding xanthine dehydrogenase accessory protein XdhC, producing MTRREILSGFVPGSDFRAFLALQPDAILVEISGTQGSTPREAGAFMLVSEGRVWGTIGGGQFEFIAIGNARNLLAGTGGTDVMDIPLGPEIGQCCGGRTQLRFRPVTDAVRNELEKKRESEAESLPEVYVFGAGHVGRALAAALAPLPLSVTVIETRKDELANLPVSTKSLLVPMPEALVKEMPAGAALVILTHDHALDFLIAREALARTDLAYTGMIGSATKKATFANWLSREADGERSWLDRLTLPIGGSAVKDKRPQVIAAMTAAEILTALASYRDRSSS
- the xdhB gene encoding xanthine dehydrogenase molybdopterin binding subunit, coding for MDKSTFEDRKLINGQMHVSLRHDSAHKHVTGSADYIDDIPEPADLLHGALGMSDRAHAEIVSMDLSEVAACPGVVWVFTGKDILGVNDVSSNGSHDEPLLAETKVEFHGQPIFAVIAQTREIARRAARKAKIEYRDLPHWSDIDGAIENGSPLVITPMTLQRGEAKAEMENAPRRLKGQMRIGGQEHFYLESHIAMAIPGEDDEVAVWSSTQHPSEIQHIVGHVLNIPSNAVTVNVRRMGGGFGGKETQGNQFAALAAVAAKKLKRAIKFRPDRDEDMSATGKRHDFRVDYELGFDDEGRIHAVDATYSARCGFSSDLSGPVTDRALFHADSSYFYPHVHLTSQPLKTHTVSNTAFRGFGGPQGMLGAERFIEEIAYAVGKDPLDIRKLNFYGQPGSGRTTTPYHQEVEDNIIARVVEELEDSADYRARRNAIVAFNRDSRYIRKGIALTPVKFGISFTMTAFNQAGALVHIYQDGSIHLNHGGTEMGQGLYTKVAQVLADSFQVDIDRVKITATTTGKVPNTSATAASSGSDLNGMAAYDAARQLKERLVAFAAEKWEVPVSEVVFLPNRVRVGEIEIPFPDFIKQAYFARVQLSAAGFYKTPKIHWDRQAGRGTPFYYFAYGAACTEVTIDTLTGEYLIDRTDILHDVGRSLNPAIDIGQVEGAFVQGMGWLTTEELWWDDKGRLRTHAPSTYKIPLASDRPKIFNVRLAEWSENAEATIGRSKAVGEPPFMLAISVLEALSMAVASVANYRVCPHLDAPATPERVLMAVERMKRV